The following are encoded together in the Lactuca sativa cultivar Salinas chromosome 1, Lsat_Salinas_v11, whole genome shotgun sequence genome:
- the LOC111917364 gene encoding membrane protein PM19L, whose protein sequence is MAQTVGRNVAAPLLFLNLVMYCITLGFASWCLNRLINHQTNHPSFGGNGATEFFLEFAILASVLGIVSKFAGGNHLRAWRNDSLAAAGSSSLVAWAVTALAFGLACKEINVGGHRGWRLRVVEAFIIILAVTELLYVLLVHAGLYSSRYGPGYRDTDYGMGTHPADTGVKGTTGVGARV, encoded by the exons ATGGCACAGACGGTGGGAAGAAACGTAGCAGCTCCATTGCTGTTTCTTAACCTGGTGATGTACTGCATCACTTTAGGGTTTGCTAGTTGGTGTCTCAACAGACTCATCAATCACCAAACCAACCACCCAA GTTTTGGCGGCAACGGAGCGACGGAGTTCTTCTTGGAGTTCGCAATCTTAGCTTCAGTCCTCGGAATCGTCTCCAAGTTCGCCGGTGGGAACCACCTTAGAGCCTGGAGAAACGACAGTCTTGCTGCCGCCGGATCATCGTCTCTGGTGGCCTGGGCCGTCACTGCTCTTGCTTTCGG GTTGGCATGCAAGGAGATAAACGTCGGAGGTCATAGAGGGTGGAGGCTGAGGGTGGTGGAGGCTTTCATCATAATCTTGGCTGTGACGGAGCTTCTCTATGTATTGCTGGTGCATGCCGGACTTTACAGCAGCCGGTATGGGCCGGGGTATCGTGACACAGACTACGGAATGGGGACACATCCGGCGGATACAGGCGTGAAAGGGACAACAGGAGTTGGAGCTAGGGTTTGA